ACGTCCAGGTTCACGATGTCGCTGAAGGCGCTGAGCTTCACTGCATTCGAGGGGGCTTTCAGAAACTCGTCGTCGCGACCAATGAAGAACGACACCCAGTCCTTGGGGAACAGATCGTTGAGGAACACGAAGTCACCTGTTCCCCAGGTCAGCACCTGCCGACCGGCACGCACGTCGAGCCACTTGGCCGGCGTGAACGAGATCAGTCCCTCGCGAAAGTCGATATCTGTGGACTGCGCCACCGCATCGCCGACCACATCGCCCTTGAAGCTGGCGCTGACCTGATCGCCGAAGTGCTGGAGCTCGAGCCGGAAGCGGCCTTCCCCCAGCACGAAGTCGTCATTCTGCCAGGGGTTTTCCACCGCGCGGCTGGCGCCGGCGAATTCGACGAAACCGTGGATCTCCACCGGCAGGGCCGCGCCGCCGCCGGAATCACCTCCGCCGCTTCCGCTGCCCCAGGGATCGTCTTCCCAACCATCATCCTGTGCGGCGGCCGGAGCCACCAGCGCCAGGAGCATCATCACGAAATACGGGAATGCTCGCCTCAACATCGCCGCCCCCTTATTTGCCCGCCCGGAACCAGTCCAGCGGCGGGTTGCGCAGCGAGCGCTCGGAGAAGATGTCCTCGGGAATGCCAAGGTCGTATTCGATGTTGCGGAACTCGATCACCGTGTTGCCGCCAGAGCGCAGGTCCTCGACCACCATCTTCGTCGCCGTGGGATGGCCCTGAATGTCCTGCACGCCGGAGCTCGTCATGCGGCGATAGACCTCGCCCTTGGCGTCGGAGAATTCCATCTTCACCGGCAGCAGGGTCTTCTTCTCGATCCAGATCTTGTAGCTCGCAAACTCCACCGAGCCCGGATCCTTGGGCTTGTTGAGCAGCACGTAGTGTTCACCCGTCGTCTCCACGAGCTCGTGGGTGTCTTCATCGGTGCGGCGGCCCGAGACGTCTTCATAGAAGATGTGCGAGCCCACGAAGCTGGTGCGCTTGTCGCCGGCGCTGATGCGCTTTACCAGGTCGAGGCCCGGCAGGTAGAGCCAACGGTCATCGTCACCTTTGACGTGCTTGGCCACCAGGAACACCGTGCGGCGCACATCGGCCGGGCGCGAGAAGAGCACGAGGTAGTCCTGGTCTCCGCCGTCTGCGCGGTCGCGGCGCAGAATGGTGAACTGGCGGATCTGCGTGCGCCCCTGGTTGTCGGTGATGGTCATGCGCGACTGAGAGCGCCCGTCGTTACCGGCATAGTAGGACACGTTGTTGGCCTGCCGGACGATCTCGTTGACATCCGTGAGGTCCTCGGCCGAGGCCGCCGTGGGCGCGGCGATGAGCAGTGCCGCGAGGGCACCGAAAATGGAATGATTGAACTTACGCATTGCTTTGACTCCCTTCGGAATTCGCTCCGTCTTTGAACAATAGATGTTTGAGCTGCGCCGCGATCGCCGGCAGCAGCAGCATGGTCACGGCGCTTGAGATCGCCATGATCGCCGCCAGGAAGAAGCCCACGGTAATGTAAGGGACCAGCGGCGCTGCCAGCAGCGGCAGGAAGCCGATGGCAATAACGATGGCGTTGCGCGAGATCGCGCGGCCGGGCTCTTCGAACATGAGCTCCACCGTGCGGCGCCAGTCGCCCACTTCCTTGTGAATGGCCCGCATGCGCTGGAGGAAGTGGATTGCAAAGTCCACCGAGAGCCCCAGCGTCAGCGAGCTGAGCACTGCCACGGGCATGTCGTAGTCCTTGCCCACGATTCCGATCAGGCCGTAGATCAGCGAGATGGTGATCGTCAGCGGCACCATGGCCAGCAGGCCGTAACTCAGCGAGCGGAAGAGGACGATCATCATGATGAGCACGATGATAAAGGATCCCGCCAGGGATTCGAGCATCCCCACCACCATTTCTTCCTGCCAGATGACGTTGATGTAGGTCAGTCCGGCCCAGTTGACGTCAATGCCATCCGGGGGCGGGTTCTGCGCGGTGAAGTCTTTCATCGCATCGACCACGGCGCTCATTTCGCGGTTGTCACCGCTCTTGAGCTGCACCCACACCGCCGAAGCGCGGTAGTCGGGCGTCACCATGTGCCACAGGTCGTCGGGCCGGTGCGAAGACTGGTAACTCAGCAGCGCCTGCGCCACGCCGCGGCTCGAATCGGGCAGCTTGTAGCTGGCGTCCTTGCCGTCGAGCAGCTCGCGGTAGACCGTCTTCACCACGTCGGCAATGGAGTTGGACTTGCCCACCTTGCCGCTGTCGAGCAGCGCGCTCTGGAGTTTCTCGATGTAGCGAAGCGTCTCGGGGCTCTGGAAAACCTTGGCCTGAAGCTGCGCCTTCTCGGCGAGTGCCAGCAGGTCTTCGAGGTAAGGGGCCTCGGTGTCCGAACCACCGAAGAGTGCATCATCGATCCCCAGCGAGAGCGCCGAGAGACGCTCGCCGGAGTTGCCACCCTCGGCATGGGCGATGAGATCCTTCCAGGTGCCCGAAAGGTCCACGCCTTCGGATTTTGCGCGCGCGATGACGTCGGCGGCCTGCCTCTCAAAGTTCGAGAAGACTTCGGCGTCGTCACCGGCTTCGAGCACCAGGAAGGCGTTGTAGGTGCCGGCGAAGTGCTCGTTGAGGACCTCGTCGGCCACGCGAATGCGGTGGTGTTCCTTGAACCAGCGCACCGGATTGTCGTTGATCTGAATCTTGGTAATGCCCCAGCCGCTGATTCCCAGCACCACCACGGCCGCGGCGATCAGGAGCTTGCCCCGCGAGAGAACGAACTGTCCTGCCCCGTGAAGCACGCGGCCGAGCAGTCCCTCGCCGCCGCTCTCACCACCGCCGGCGCTCAGCATCTTTTCGAGCTGCTTGTCCGAGAGGCTCACCGCATAGGCGGGAATGAAGGTGATCGTCA
This Chrysiogenia bacterium DNA region includes the following protein-coding sequences:
- a CDS encoding outer membrane lipoprotein-sorting protein, with the protein product MRKFNHSIFGALAALLIAAPTAASAEDLTDVNEIVRQANNVSYYAGNDGRSQSRMTITDNQGRTQIRQFTILRRDRADGGDQDYLVLFSRPADVRRTVFLVAKHVKGDDDRWLYLPGLDLVKRISAGDKRTSFVGSHIFYEDVSGRRTDEDTHELVETTGEHYVLLNKPKDPGSVEFASYKIWIEKKTLLPVKMEFSDAKGEVYRRMTSSGVQDIQGHPTATKMVVEDLRSGGNTVIEFRNIEYDLGIPEDIFSERSLRNPPLDWFRAGK
- a CDS encoding MMPL family transporter, which gives rise to MAKRVIKFSIDHPRVIFAIVAVVTLILGSQIPKITVDTDPENMLPHDQPDRVFHDEVKQQFALYDMIVVGVVNDRDPDGVFNPESLARVQKLTEEIQQIDGVVRQDVMSISSVDNITQEGPGTIRFQWMMKEAPKTREEALAVRDAARNLPLLDGSVVSDDGKALAIYVPIERKDQSYRIAQEIQAEVDQLGGDDAYHITGLPVAEDTFGVEMFKQMAISAPLSGLIIFILMWVFFRSFSLITSPMLLAIATVVSTMGLLIGMGFTVHIMSSMIPIFLMPIAVVDSVHILSEFADHYKKGDDKRKVVSEVMGHLFTPMLYTSLTSAVGFASLAFTPIPPVKVFGLFVALGIALAFVLTITFIPAYAVSLSDKQLEKMLSAGGGESGGEGLLGRVLHGAGQFVLSRGKLLIAAAVVVLGISGWGITKIQINDNPVRWFKEHHRIRVADEVLNEHFAGTYNAFLVLEAGDDAEVFSNFERQAADVIARAKSEGVDLSGTWKDLIAHAEGGNSGERLSALSLGIDDALFGGSDTEAPYLEDLLALAEKAQLQAKVFQSPETLRYIEKLQSALLDSGKVGKSNSIADVVKTVYRELLDGKDASYKLPDSSRGVAQALLSYQSSHRPDDLWHMVTPDYRASAVWVQLKSGDNREMSAVVDAMKDFTAQNPPPDGIDVNWAGLTYINVIWQEEMVVGMLESLAGSFIIVLIMMIVLFRSLSYGLLAMVPLTITISLIYGLIGIVGKDYDMPVAVLSSLTLGLSVDFAIHFLQRMRAIHKEVGDWRRTVELMFEEPGRAISRNAIVIAIGFLPLLAAPLVPYITVGFFLAAIMAISSAVTMLLLPAIAAQLKHLLFKDGANSEGSQSNA